In a single window of the Acidobacteriota bacterium genome:
- a CDS encoding MFS transporter, whose amino-acid sequence MPTVVEPSIPPRAAFQHRDFRLFQSGRALSIIGSEMQSVAVGWQVFQITHRPLDLGYVGLVQFLPGILLSLPAGHAADRFDRRVVLLCCNVSYAVCSALLFLQALAGIHSVLPIFGVLLLIGITRAFSGPVSQALVPQLVPQEHFGNAVTWGASIFQVATVVGPAFGGLIYGWAHGAHSVYATAACMYFAAFTFILMMHVRTGRMETKDVSLDTLLAGFRYVWREKIILGSISLDLFAVLLGGAVALLPAYAQDILHIGPRGLGLLRSMPAAGAALMAILLAYRPLRRRAGVAMFVAISIFGMATIVFGLSRSVVLSLIALFTIGASDMISVVIRSTLVQIATPPGMRGRVSAVNLLFIGASNEFGQFESGITAQWFGTVPAVIAGGIGTLVIVGLWSWLFPDLRSMDRLLPASERPVITEPAGQQELV is encoded by the coding sequence GTGCCTACCGTTGTTGAGCCCTCAATACCTCCACGAGCAGCTTTTCAACACCGTGATTTCCGCCTTTTTCAATCAGGACGCGCTCTTTCCATTATTGGATCGGAGATGCAGTCGGTTGCTGTCGGATGGCAGGTCTTCCAGATCACTCACCGTCCGCTAGATCTCGGATACGTGGGCCTGGTGCAGTTTCTGCCTGGCATTCTGCTATCTCTGCCGGCTGGACACGCAGCCGACCGATTTGATCGGCGCGTCGTATTGCTGTGCTGCAACGTGTCGTACGCGGTGTGCTCGGCACTCCTGTTCTTACAAGCTTTGGCGGGGATACATTCTGTGCTTCCCATTTTTGGAGTGCTCCTGCTGATCGGCATTACTCGGGCATTTAGCGGTCCAGTGAGCCAGGCTTTGGTTCCGCAACTGGTACCGCAGGAGCATTTTGGCAACGCGGTCACATGGGGAGCGTCCATATTTCAGGTGGCGACCGTGGTTGGACCAGCGTTCGGTGGCCTCATCTACGGCTGGGCTCATGGAGCCCACAGCGTTTACGCCACTGCGGCGTGCATGTACTTCGCGGCGTTCACCTTCATATTGATGATGCACGTGCGCACGGGACGGATGGAGACCAAGGATGTCTCTCTGGATACGCTGTTGGCCGGTTTTCGCTACGTGTGGCGGGAGAAGATCATTCTCGGTTCGATCTCGCTGGATTTGTTCGCAGTCTTACTCGGCGGCGCGGTCGCGCTGCTTCCGGCGTATGCGCAGGACATCCTCCACATCGGACCGCGTGGATTGGGATTGCTGCGCAGCATGCCTGCCGCCGGAGCAGCTCTGATGGCCATATTGCTGGCTTATCGTCCGTTGCGTCGTCGTGCGGGCGTGGCTATGTTCGTCGCGATCAGCATCTTCGGTATGGCAACGATTGTCTTTGGATTGTCGCGTTCAGTAGTCCTCTCGTTGATCGCGCTGTTCACAATCGGGGCGTCGGACATGATCAGCGTCGTCATTCGCAGCACGCTCGTTCAGATAGCGACGCCGCCGGGGATGCGCGGACGTGTAAGCGCAGTGAATCTGCTCTTCATCGGAGCATCGAACGAATTCGGGCAATTCGAATCTGGCATCACTGCGCAGTGGTTTGGGACAGTTCCTGCCGTGATAGCCGGGGGAATCGGAACTTTGGTGATCGTGGGATTGTGGTCGTGGCTGTTCCCAGACTTGCGAAGTATGGATCGCCTGCTACCAGCTTCAGAAAGACCGGTGATCACCGAACCGGCCGGCCAGCAGGAACTCGTCTAG
- a CDS encoding esterase codes for MVRIFLVCIGLTVCSAQAQQTPIVSPEVQSDHRVIFRLRSPNAQKVELQLEGTTQHVPMQKDDSGLWSVTTDSLEPDYYGYSFVADGVSLIDPRNPLMKPNLLGTQSMVHVPGPPSLLWEVNDVPHGVIHHHFYKSAVVGDQRDYYVYTPPGYDVALKTKYPVLYLLHGFSDDASAWAAVGRANVILDNLIAQQKAKPMIVVMTLGYGAPEMLSTPHAFNHDDLRERNLEKFRESLLTEVLPRIEKDYRASKDPTSRAIAGLSMGGSESLFVGLTSADLFSWIGAFSAGGLGENLDQQFSEMKRKNVTRLKLLWVACGTEDRLIEPNRKIREWLSAKGVTHTDIDTPGAHTWLVWRRNLGAFVALLFQTKETQHP; via the coding sequence TTGGTTCGAATATTCTTAGTCTGTATCGGCTTAACCGTGTGCTCCGCGCAAGCTCAGCAGACTCCCATCGTCTCTCCCGAGGTTCAATCGGATCATCGCGTAATTTTCCGATTGCGCAGTCCCAATGCTCAAAAAGTTGAACTTCAACTCGAAGGTACAACCCAGCATGTGCCAATGCAAAAGGACGATTCGGGATTATGGAGCGTAACTACCGATTCACTCGAACCCGACTACTACGGATACTCTTTCGTCGCCGATGGCGTGTCCCTCATCGATCCTCGTAATCCCTTAATGAAACCGAATCTGCTTGGCACGCAAAGCATGGTGCATGTACCGGGGCCGCCATCCCTGCTTTGGGAAGTTAACGACGTACCGCACGGAGTAATTCACCATCATTTTTACAAGTCGGCTGTGGTCGGCGATCAACGGGATTACTACGTATACACGCCACCAGGATACGATGTCGCGTTGAAGACAAAATATCCGGTCTTGTATCTGCTCCATGGGTTCAGTGATGACGCCAGCGCCTGGGCCGCTGTGGGCCGGGCAAACGTGATCCTCGACAATCTGATAGCGCAGCAAAAAGCGAAGCCGATGATTGTGGTAATGACCCTCGGTTATGGAGCGCCTGAGATGCTCTCCACACCTCACGCCTTTAATCATGACGACCTTCGCGAACGCAATTTGGAGAAGTTTCGGGAGTCTCTGCTGACTGAAGTGCTGCCGAGAATCGAGAAGGATTATCGGGCCTCGAAGGATCCCACCTCGCGAGCGATCGCAGGGCTCTCGATGGGCGGTTCGGAATCCTTATTCGTCGGACTCACCTCTGCAGATCTTTTTTCCTGGATCGGTGCCTTCAGCGCTGGTGGGCTCGGCGAAAATCTCGACCAACAGTTCTCGGAAATGAAGCGGAAGAACGTTACGCGATTGAAATTGCTCTGGGTCGCATGCGGCACCGAGGATCGCCTTATCGAGCCAAACCGAAAAATCCGCGAGTGGCTTTCTGCTAAAGGGGTAACGCACACCGACATCGACACTCCCGGAGCTCACACTTGGTTGGTTTGGCGTCGAAACCTCGGCGCCTTTGTGGCTTTGCTCTTTCAAACCAAGGAGACGCAGCACCCTTAG
- a CDS encoding exodeoxyribonuclease VII small subunit — MPKFEECLQQLEKIVEQLEKGDLSLEQSLKLFEEGVRLSNSCRQELEAAEGKVEILMKNGGKLQPQPFESVGEDRSAGK, encoded by the coding sequence TTGCCTAAATTCGAAGAATGCCTGCAACAGCTCGAGAAGATCGTGGAACAACTAGAGAAAGGAGACCTATCGCTCGAGCAATCTTTGAAGCTATTTGAAGAAGGAGTTCGTCTCTCGAACTCATGTCGTCAGGAGCTTGAGGCAGCCGAGGGTAAAGTTGAGATTCTGATGAAAAATGGTGGCAAGCTCCAACCGCAGCCTTTTGAAAGTGTAGGCGAGGACAGGTCAGCAGGAAAGTAG
- a CDS encoding polyprenyl synthetase, whose protein sequence is MSSLQETLTAGCALIDATLDRLLPPETQVPVSVHKAMRHSVFAGGKRIRPILCIEAARMVQRDRSNGELPLGVEELGSALEMLHTYSLIHDDLPALDNDDLRRGKPTCHVVFGEDLAILAGDALQTYAYEVVSKLPCLSEARIRIVEEIAHGTGTIDGMIGGQVMDLEAENTRANAATVEYIHRSKTGALITASLTSGGIYAGGMDAEIEKLREFGSAIGLAFQIVDDVLDVTKSSEELGKTAGKDTASDKATYPAVFGIEESLRRADSLIARGCNALDGFGARAQTLKSLAHFLVQRKN, encoded by the coding sequence ATGTCATCCCTCCAAGAAACCCTCACCGCGGGTTGTGCCCTGATCGATGCAACACTCGATCGGCTCTTGCCTCCTGAGACGCAAGTTCCTGTTTCGGTACACAAGGCCATGCGCCACAGCGTCTTTGCTGGTGGCAAACGGATTCGTCCAATCTTATGCATAGAAGCAGCCAGGATGGTGCAGCGCGATCGCTCAAATGGCGAGCTGCCTCTGGGTGTTGAGGAGTTAGGCAGCGCATTAGAAATGCTGCACACGTACTCGCTTATTCACGACGATCTCCCGGCGCTCGACAATGATGATCTGCGTCGCGGCAAGCCGACCTGCCACGTAGTATTCGGCGAAGATCTCGCGATCCTCGCTGGCGACGCCCTACAGACATACGCGTATGAAGTTGTGAGCAAATTACCCTGTCTGTCGGAAGCGCGCATCAGGATCGTGGAGGAGATCGCCCACGGCACGGGCACAATCGACGGAATGATCGGCGGTCAGGTAATGGACCTCGAGGCGGAGAACACACGTGCAAACGCGGCTACGGTCGAATATATCCACCGTTCAAAGACAGGTGCATTGATTACGGCCAGCCTCACTAGCGGCGGCATTTATGCGGGAGGTATGGACGCCGAGATCGAGAAGCTGCGAGAGTTCGGCTCCGCTATTGGCCTGGCATTCCAGATTGTAGATGACGTGCTTGATGTAACCAAGTCGTCAGAAGAGCTCGGAAAGACTGCCGGCAAGGACACTGCTTCGGACAAAGCAACGTATCCGGCGGTGTTTGGCATCGAGGAATCTCTTCGCCGTGCAGACTCGCTCATCGCTCGCGGATGTAATGCGCTAGATGGCTTCGGTGCTCGCGCTCAGACTCTGAAATCATTGGCGCACTTCCTGGTACAGCGTAAAAACTAA
- the crcB gene encoding fluoride efflux transporter CrcB, whose amino-acid sequence MRAYLWVSVGALFGANLRYFVSRFAAKLVSPNFPYGTLIINISGSFVLGLFLIWTTERVLADARWRWLIAVGFCGSYTTFSSYAFETIAYFEQGHWSLFALNVLTNNLLCLAAVLVGAALARSL is encoded by the coding sequence ATGCGAGCTTATCTCTGGGTTTCCGTGGGCGCTCTTTTCGGAGCCAATCTTCGTTACTTTGTCAGTCGTTTTGCCGCCAAGCTGGTTTCTCCGAATTTTCCTTACGGCACGTTGATCATTAATATTTCGGGCAGCTTTGTGCTCGGCTTGTTCCTTATCTGGACTACCGAGCGCGTGTTAGCTGATGCCAGGTGGCGTTGGTTGATCGCGGTCGGCTTCTGTGGGTCTTATACGACCTTTTCAAGCTACGCCTTCGAGACGATTGCATATTTCGAGCAGGGACACTGGAGTCTATTCGCCCTCAACGTCCTTACCAACAATCTGCTGTGTCTGGCAGCTGTGCTCGTTGGGGCGGCGCTGGCCCGATCGTTGTAG
- the bshB1 gene encoding bacillithiol biosynthesis deacetylase BshB1: MPAPSSKITSQLDILAIAAHRDDVEQTCGGTLLKMAQKGQRTGILDLTRGEMGTRGSAADREREANAAGRLMQVRWREALDIPDGRVENNWANRLKIAHVIRRARPRVVILPYWKGRHPDHYTCSTVGYEACFLAGLQKLEIAAKMREEGLDMEITNDLPPHRPFKIIYATLYYDVRPTFVVDISNQFEDRFAALMAYNSQFEDRQEGSGLFPARADIRDRVHSMARFYGMLAGVKYAEPFVQKEVGLVEDLTAIPVQSI; the protein is encoded by the coding sequence ATGCCTGCTCCGAGTTCGAAAATCACATCACAACTCGACATCCTCGCCATCGCCGCTCATCGCGATGACGTGGAACAAACTTGTGGCGGTACGCTGCTCAAGATGGCACAGAAAGGTCAGCGTACCGGGATCCTGGACCTTACACGTGGCGAAATGGGAACGCGCGGCAGTGCCGCCGATCGCGAGCGCGAGGCGAATGCGGCCGGGCGGCTGATGCAAGTCCGCTGGCGTGAAGCACTCGATATTCCGGACGGCAGAGTCGAAAACAATTGGGCGAATCGCCTGAAGATCGCTCACGTAATTCGCCGCGCACGTCCTCGAGTTGTGATTCTCCCATATTGGAAGGGGCGCCATCCAGATCATTACACGTGTTCAACAGTGGGGTACGAAGCTTGTTTTCTTGCAGGACTACAGAAGTTAGAGATTGCGGCTAAGATGCGGGAAGAGGGATTGGACATGGAGATCACTAACGACCTTCCTCCACATCGGCCCTTCAAGATCATCTATGCCACGCTGTATTACGACGTTCGTCCGACATTCGTCGTCGACATTAGCAATCAGTTCGAGGATAGATTCGCTGCGCTAATGGCATATAACTCCCAATTTGAGGATCGGCAGGAAGGCAGCGGACTCTTCCCTGCACGAGCCGATATTCGCGACCGCGTTCATTCGATGGCGCGCTTCTACGGCATGCTCGCCGGCGTGAAGTATGCAGAGCCGTTTGTGCAGAAGGAAGTAGGCCTCGTCGAGGACCTCACCGCAATTCCCGTGCAGTCGATCTAA
- a CDS encoding sulfite exporter TauE/SafE family protein, whose product MNVASSVVLLIGILAGILVGITGTSGAFLIPLMTLLFRETQVRAQGTALLIGALPIYLVPFTPYFRAHHYNMKLALLLAAGIMIGGYFGGTLAQSLSMLYLKRIFGVVLLTVSLRLIFAA is encoded by the coding sequence ATGAATGTTGCTTCCTCCGTCGTGTTGCTCATTGGCATCCTCGCAGGAATTCTTGTAGGAATTACCGGCACAAGCGGCGCTTTTCTCATTCCCCTAATGACCCTCCTGTTCCGGGAAACGCAAGTTCGCGCTCAAGGGACCGCCTTGCTAATCGGAGCACTGCCAATTTATCTGGTTCCATTCACCCCCTACTTTCGCGCACATCATTACAATATGAAGCTGGCGCTCCTGCTTGCTGCTGGAATCATGATCGGTGGCTACTTCGGAGGCACTCTGGCGCAATCGCTGTCCATGCTCTATCTCAAGAGAATTTTCGGAGTGGTGCTGCTCACAGTCTCATTGCGGTTGATATTTGCGGCTTGA
- a CDS encoding GNAT family N-acetyltransferase — protein MNASFRFGEISDIDRLLPLMQDFYSFERLSYDEDRLRRLLADLSKNGNLGRFILFEESQQLVGYMVLGFGFSLEFHGRDCFIDEFYVRPERRGQGIGKAAVDFAIQTCRAVGIKAMHLEADHFNARGHEFYKRLGFKDHDRHLMTRWL, from the coding sequence ATGAACGCCTCGTTCCGTTTCGGTGAGATCTCAGACATAGATCGTCTTCTTCCGCTCATGCAAGACTTCTATTCCTTCGAGCGGCTAAGTTATGACGAAGATCGATTGCGGCGCCTTCTGGCTGATCTAAGCAAAAACGGGAATCTCGGACGGTTTATTCTTTTCGAAGAATCGCAACAGCTGGTCGGCTACATGGTTCTCGGCTTCGGGTTCTCGCTTGAGTTTCATGGACGAGACTGTTTCATTGACGAGTTTTACGTGAGACCCGAGCGACGCGGGCAGGGCATCGGAAAGGCGGCCGTGGATTTTGCCATCCAGACTTGCCGTGCAGTCGGCATCAAGGCTATGCATTTGGAAGCTGATCACTTCAATGCGCGGGGCCACGAATTCTATAAGCGTCTCGGATTCAAGGATCACGATCGGCATCTGATGACGCGGTGGCTATGA